From the Manis javanica isolate MJ-LG chromosome 11, MJ_LKY, whole genome shotgun sequence genome, one window contains:
- the SLC30A1 gene encoding proton-coupled zinc antiporter SLC30A1 isoform X2 yields the protein MGCWGRNRGRLLCMLMLTFMFMVVEVVVSRVTSSLAMLSDSFHMLSDVLALVVALVAERFARRTHATQKNTFGWIRAEVMGALVNAIFLTGLCFAILLEAIERFIEPHEMQQPLVVLGVGVVGLLVNVVGLCLFHHHSGFGNDSGHGHSHGGHGHSHSLPKGARGKSNCTEGSDNSVTPGVQGIDQEETNTLVSNSSNSNGLKLDRTGEERKSLPQIQRSPEMMRWKYK from the exons ATGGGGTGCTGGGGTCGGAACCGGGGCCGGCTGCTGTGCATGCTGATGCTGACCTTCATGTtcatggtggtggaggtggtggtgagcCGGGTGACCTCGTCGCTGGCGATGCTCTCCGACTCCTTCCACATGCTGTCGGACGTGCTGGCGCTGGTGGTGGCGCTGGTGGCCGAGCGCTTTGCCCGGAGGACCCACGCCACCCAGAAGAACACGTTCGGCTGGATCCGCGCCGAAGTGATGGGGGCCCTGGTGAACGCCATCTTCCTGACCGGCCTCTGCTTCGCCATCCTGCTGGAGGCCATCGAGCGCTTCATCGAGCCGCACGAGATGCAGCAGCCGCTGGTGGTCCTCGGGGTCGGCGTGGTCGGGCTGCTGGTCAACGTGGTGGGGCTCTGTCTCTTCCACCATCACAGCGGCTTCGGCAATGACTCTGGCCACGGCCACTCGCACGGGGGTCACGGCCACAGCCACAGTCTCCCCAAGGGGGCCCGCGGCAAGAGCAACTGCACGGAGGGCAGCGACAACAGCGTGACGCCAGGCGTGCAGGGGATCGACCAGGAGGAGACCAACACTCTGGTGTCCAACAGCAGCAACTCCAACGGGCTGAAACTGGACAGGACCGGTGAGGAGAGAAAGTCGCTGCCGCAG atCCAGAGAAGTCCAGAAATGATGAGATGGAAGTACAAGTGA
- the SLC30A1 gene encoding proton-coupled zinc antiporter SLC30A1 isoform X1: MGCWGRNRGRLLCMLMLTFMFMVVEVVVSRVTSSLAMLSDSFHMLSDVLALVVALVAERFARRTHATQKNTFGWIRAEVMGALVNAIFLTGLCFAILLEAIERFIEPHEMQQPLVVLGVGVVGLLVNVVGLCLFHHHSGFGNDSGHGHSHGGHGHSHSLPKGARGKSNCTEGSDNSVTPGVQGIDQEETNTLVSNSSNSNGLKLDRTDPEKSRNDEMEVQVNGNLIREPDLMELEDEDKATQLNMRGVFLHVFGDALGSVIVVVNALVFYFSWKGCPKGEFCVNPCTPDPCTAFVEIINSTHATVYEAGPCWVLYLDPTLCIVMVCILLYTTYPLLKESALILLQTVPKQIDIRNLIKELRDVEGVEEVHELHVWQLAGSRIIATAHIKCEDPASYMQVAKIIKDVFHNHGIHATTIQPEFASVGSKSSVVPCELACRTQCALKQCCGTRPQAHSGKDAEKAPTVSISCLELSDNLEKPRRTKVESIPAVVIEIKNVPNKQPESSL; this comes from the exons ATGGGGTGCTGGGGTCGGAACCGGGGCCGGCTGCTGTGCATGCTGATGCTGACCTTCATGTtcatggtggtggaggtggtggtgagcCGGGTGACCTCGTCGCTGGCGATGCTCTCCGACTCCTTCCACATGCTGTCGGACGTGCTGGCGCTGGTGGTGGCGCTGGTGGCCGAGCGCTTTGCCCGGAGGACCCACGCCACCCAGAAGAACACGTTCGGCTGGATCCGCGCCGAAGTGATGGGGGCCCTGGTGAACGCCATCTTCCTGACCGGCCTCTGCTTCGCCATCCTGCTGGAGGCCATCGAGCGCTTCATCGAGCCGCACGAGATGCAGCAGCCGCTGGTGGTCCTCGGGGTCGGCGTGGTCGGGCTGCTGGTCAACGTGGTGGGGCTCTGTCTCTTCCACCATCACAGCGGCTTCGGCAATGACTCTGGCCACGGCCACTCGCACGGGGGTCACGGCCACAGCCACAGTCTCCCCAAGGGGGCCCGCGGCAAGAGCAACTGCACGGAGGGCAGCGACAACAGCGTGACGCCAGGCGTGCAGGGGATCGACCAGGAGGAGACCAACACTCTGGTGTCCAACAGCAGCAACTCCAACGGGCTGAAACTGGACAGGACCG atCCAGAGAAGTCCAGAAATGATGAGATGGAAGTACAAGTGAATGGGAATCTTATCAGAGAACCTGACCTTATGGAATTGGAAGATGAAGATAAGGCTACACAACTTAACATGCGTGGAGTTTTTCTGCATGTTTTTGGAGATGCTTTAGGTTCAGTGATTGTAGTAGTAAATGCCTTGGTTTTTTACTTTTCTTGGAAAGGTTGTCCAAAAGGGGAGTTCTGTGTGAACCCATGTACCCCTGACCCCTGCACAGCATTTGTAGAAATAATTAATAGTACTCATGCAACAGTTTATGAGGCTGGTCCTTGCTGGGTGCTATATTTAGATCCAACTCTTTGTATTGTAATGGTTTGTATACTTCTTTACACAACTTACCCATTACTTAAGGAATCCGCTCTTATTCTTCTACAAACTGTTCCTAAACAAATCGATATCAGAAATTTGATAAAAGAACTTCGAGATGTTGAAGGAGTTGAGGAAGTTCATGAATTACATGTTTGGCAACTTGCTGGAAGCAGAATCATTGCCACTGCTCACATAAAATGTGAAGACCCAGCGTCATACATGCAGGTGGCTAAAATCATTAAAGACGTTTTTCATAATCATGGAATTCACGCCACTACCATTCAGCCTGAATTTGCTAGTGTAGGCTCTAAATCAAGTGTAGTCCCATGTGAACTTGCCTGCAGAACTCAGTGTGCTTTGAAGCAATGTTGTGGGACACGGCCACAAGCCCATTCTGGAAAGGATGCAGAAAAGGCCCCAACAGTTAGCATTTCTTGTTTAGAACTTAGTGACAATCTAGAGAAGCCCAGGAGGACTAAAGTTGAAAGCATCCCTGCCGTTGTGATAGAGATTAAAAACGTGCCAAACAAGCAACCTGAATCATCTTTGTAA